Proteins encoded by one window of Nitrincola iocasae:
- the bioB gene encoding biotin synthase BioB → MTTEVSVRHNWQHAEISALFDLPFTELMYRAQTVHRQFFDPNAVQISTLLSIKTGACPEDCKYCPQSIHHNAELETEKLMQVQAVLEEAQAAKTQGASRFCMGAAWKHLRAKDMPYVLEMIQGVKALGLETCMTLGMLKAEQAQTLSAAGLDYYNHNLDTSEAFYGNIITTRSYQDRLDTLGHVRAAGMKVCCGGILGLGESRTDRVSLLQTLACFPEHPESVPVNRLVRVAGTPLADAPELDAFEFIRTLAVARILMPASHVRLSAGRTEMNEQMQALCFMAGANSIFYGDRLLTTENPQAEADKALFAKLGLYPEAVEMVSDDDCETALMQRIATEQDKAFFYNAAESGQ, encoded by the coding sequence ATGACCACCGAGGTTTCCGTTCGACATAACTGGCAGCATGCCGAAATCAGTGCGCTGTTTGATTTGCCTTTTACCGAGCTTATGTACCGAGCTCAGACTGTCCATCGGCAGTTTTTTGACCCTAACGCCGTGCAAATCAGTACCTTATTATCGATCAAAACCGGTGCCTGTCCGGAAGACTGCAAATATTGCCCACAAAGTATCCATCATAACGCTGAGCTGGAAACAGAAAAGCTGATGCAGGTACAAGCGGTGCTTGAAGAAGCTCAAGCAGCTAAAACACAGGGCGCCAGCCGTTTCTGCATGGGCGCCGCCTGGAAACATCTGCGTGCCAAGGATATGCCTTACGTACTGGAGATGATTCAGGGAGTCAAAGCACTGGGGCTGGAAACCTGTATGACTCTGGGCATGCTCAAAGCGGAGCAGGCGCAGACCTTGTCGGCCGCGGGTCTGGATTATTACAACCACAATCTGGATACCTCTGAGGCGTTTTACGGCAATATTATCACCACCCGGAGTTATCAGGATCGGCTGGATACACTGGGGCATGTTCGGGCGGCTGGAATGAAAGTCTGTTGTGGCGGTATTCTGGGGCTGGGTGAATCGCGGACGGATCGAGTCAGTCTGTTGCAAACCCTGGCGTGCTTTCCTGAACACCCGGAATCTGTGCCGGTGAACCGGCTGGTGAGAGTGGCGGGAACCCCGTTGGCTGATGCGCCGGAACTGGATGCCTTTGAATTTATTCGCACTCTGGCGGTTGCTCGAATACTGATGCCAGCATCACATGTGCGGTTATCGGCTGGCCGCACCGAAATGAATGAACAGATGCAGGCCTTGTGTTTTATGGCAGGTGCCAATTCTATTTTTTATGGTGATCGTCTGCTGACAACAGAGAATCCACAGGCTGAGGCGGATAAAGCCCTTTTCGCTAAGTTAGGACTATATCCGGAAGCTGTGGAGATGGTGTCTGATGATGATTGTGAAACGGCGCTGATGCAGCGTATCGCAACCGAGCAGGATAAAGCCTTTTTTTACAATGCGGCCGAGTCGGGTCAGTGA
- a CDS encoding alpha/beta fold hydrolase, which produces MMLRIECLNDKGRDLVLVPGWGSSAAIFDPLIDKLTAEFRVHRVIFDPSGWCKSSPAALQYTLIQCLRRQAPKRAVWMGWSLGGLLATQLAAQVPEHVKGLITVAFNPCFVQRDDWHCAMPQAQFSRFQTDFSINPEATLKRFQALQVLGAPDKRHLLDLLHRSCSPLSTAYLSDLLTLLLEDVRPALAQLQLPVLHLLGNADALVPASPLAELLPLLSCDASVQCYPGASHLPFISATDKVMKDVLCWEADRC; this is translated from the coding sequence ATGATGTTGCGCATTGAATGCTTGAATGACAAGGGGCGGGATCTGGTATTAGTACCGGGTTGGGGCAGCAGTGCTGCTATATTCGATCCGCTGATTGATAAACTTACGGCGGAGTTCCGGGTACACCGTGTGATTTTTGATCCTAGTGGCTGGTGTAAAAGCTCACCCGCTGCGCTGCAGTACACACTGATTCAATGTCTGCGGCGTCAAGCACCGAAACGGGCCGTGTGGATGGGATGGTCGCTGGGTGGTTTACTGGCAACACAACTGGCTGCCCAGGTGCCCGAGCATGTCAAAGGCTTGATTACTGTGGCATTTAATCCCTGTTTTGTACAGCGTGATGATTGGCACTGCGCTATGCCTCAGGCTCAATTTAGCCGTTTTCAGACGGATTTTTCTATAAATCCTGAAGCGACGTTGAAACGTTTTCAGGCGTTACAGGTGTTGGGTGCGCCGGATAAGCGCCATCTGCTTGATTTGCTGCATAGATCTTGTAGCCCTTTATCAACGGCTTATCTGAGTGATTTGCTGACACTGCTGCTTGAAGATGTCCGCCCGGCGCTGGCTCAACTGCAACTGCCTGTGTTGCATTTACTCGGTAACGCGGATGCGCTGGTACCTGCATCCCCTCTCGCTGAGTTGCTGCCATTGTTGAGCTGTGATGCCAGCGTGCAGTGTTATCCGGGGGCATCAC
- a CDS encoding ABC transporter ATP-binding protein, with translation MAAKPDWPTKTTSKLRDFLSVFQYSQRALQLVWSTSRPLTWGLMLLTLIAGVMPALAAYLGQLIVDGVLAAINTYQQQGAVDYWPIMKIVALEGLVITTLAAAQRGLSAQQSLLKALMGQRVNVMILEKAQTLSLAQFEDSEFYDKLTRARREASTRPLALVNKTFSLIQNSIALASFAVLLVQFSPWALLVLFIAALPVFISEAKFSGDAFQLSRWRSPELRKQMYLETLLAREDSIKEVKLFGLGTLLLDRYKAIFNTLFSAEKRLIIRRDLWGFALGLLGTLAFYAAYAWIVVEAIQGLITLGEMTMYLLIFKQGQAAISTNLTAISGMYEDNLYLSNLYEYLEQPVETESGSAQLGPLPNDGIRFEAVSFTYPGANKPAIKRISLHLPPGQSLALVGENGSGKTTLIKLLTRLYRPDDGRILLDGLNLNEWDPQSLRERVGVIFQDFVRYQFLVGENLGAGDVSEFNNEARWQEAGRLGLADPFINQLNDQYHTQLGRWFKGGQELSGGQWQKIALGRAFMRSKADILVLDEPTAAMDAEAEAQIFEHFRSHARQRMVILISHRFSTVRMADNILLLRNGEIIEQGNHASLLAENGRYAELFHLQAKGYRLD, from the coding sequence TTGGCTGCAAAACCTGACTGGCCCACCAAAACCACTAGTAAGCTGCGCGACTTTCTGTCCGTGTTTCAATACAGCCAACGGGCCTTACAGCTAGTCTGGAGCACCTCGCGTCCACTGACCTGGGGGCTGATGCTGTTGACACTAATCGCGGGTGTCATGCCTGCCTTGGCTGCTTACCTGGGCCAACTGATCGTCGATGGTGTGCTCGCGGCAATCAACACCTATCAGCAGCAGGGAGCTGTTGATTACTGGCCGATTATGAAAATCGTTGCACTGGAAGGGCTGGTTATTACGACACTGGCTGCTGCACAGCGCGGCCTGTCAGCACAGCAATCACTACTAAAGGCACTGATGGGTCAACGTGTCAATGTGATGATTCTGGAAAAAGCCCAGACACTGTCATTAGCCCAATTTGAAGATTCAGAATTTTACGATAAATTAACGCGGGCAAGACGCGAAGCCTCGACCCGACCACTGGCTTTGGTGAATAAAACCTTCAGCCTGATCCAGAACTCCATTGCCCTGGCCAGCTTTGCAGTATTGCTGGTGCAGTTCTCACCCTGGGCTTTACTGGTGCTGTTTATCGCGGCTTTACCGGTATTTATTTCCGAAGCGAAATTTTCCGGAGATGCATTTCAGTTATCACGTTGGCGTTCTCCAGAACTACGCAAGCAGATGTACCTGGAAACACTACTGGCACGTGAAGACTCGATCAAGGAAGTTAAGCTATTTGGACTCGGCACCCTGTTGCTGGATCGCTACAAAGCCATTTTTAACACGCTCTTTAGTGCAGAAAAACGCCTGATTATTCGTCGTGATCTCTGGGGGTTTGCGCTGGGCCTGTTAGGGACACTTGCTTTCTACGCCGCTTATGCCTGGATAGTAGTTGAAGCTATTCAGGGATTAATTACCCTCGGAGAAATGACCATGTACTTGCTCATTTTCAAGCAGGGACAAGCGGCCATCAGCACCAATCTGACCGCTATCAGCGGCATGTATGAAGATAACCTCTACCTGTCCAACCTCTATGAGTATCTGGAGCAACCGGTTGAAACCGAATCCGGCAGCGCGCAACTAGGCCCCTTACCGAATGACGGCATACGCTTTGAAGCTGTCAGCTTCACCTACCCCGGCGCCAATAAACCAGCCATCAAGCGTATATCCTTACACCTGCCTCCGGGACAAAGCCTGGCATTAGTGGGCGAAAATGGATCAGGGAAAACCACCCTGATCAAATTACTCACACGTCTCTATCGCCCTGATGACGGTCGCATTCTACTGGATGGACTGAACCTGAACGAATGGGATCCTCAAAGTCTGAGGGAGCGTGTGGGGGTTATTTTTCAGGATTTTGTCCGCTATCAGTTTTTGGTCGGTGAAAACCTCGGTGCCGGTGATGTTTCTGAATTCAACAATGAAGCACGCTGGCAAGAAGCGGGTCGTCTCGGTCTGGCAGATCCGTTCATCAACCAGTTGAATGATCAGTACCATACCCAACTGGGACGCTGGTTTAAGGGAGGTCAGGAGCTCTCAGGCGGCCAGTGGCAAAAAATTGCCTTGGGACGCGCCTTTATGCGCTCCAAAGCAGACATACTGGTACTGGATGAACCCACCGCCGCTATGGATGCCGAAGCTGAAGCCCAAATTTTTGAGCATTTTCGCAGCCACGCCAGACAACGTATGGTAATTTTAATTTCACACCGTTTTTCCACGGTCAGAATGGCCGATAATATTTTGCTACTGCGCAATGGGGAAATTATCGAGCAAGGCAATCATGCGTCACTCCTGGCAGAAAACGGACGCTATGCTGAGCTATTTCATCTGCAGGCCAAGGGCTATCGGTTGGACTAA
- a CDS encoding ComF family protein encodes MIFNKVNYSLFFNQQCSLCQLQPAEISGLCEDCHADLPWLLLGCPICGLPRSSPDQPCSLCQQKSFKFDRTEAPLEYRFPINSLLPGIKYQRRIQALGWLAELLVHHLQDRCETWPDLLIPVPMHPIDEALRGFNQAELLAERLSRKLQIRCHSGQLRKVHRRAKQMTLHAAARRSNLKGAFSIHGELPKSVALIDDIMTTGATADEIAALLKNQGASQVQVWVLARTPEPDRD; translated from the coding sequence ATGATTTTTAACAAAGTTAACTATAGTTTATTTTTTAACCAGCAATGTTCGCTTTGCCAGCTTCAACCTGCTGAGATTAGTGGCTTGTGTGAAGACTGTCATGCCGATCTGCCTTGGCTACTGCTGGGCTGCCCAATCTGCGGCCTGCCACGATCCTCTCCCGATCAACCCTGCAGCCTCTGCCAGCAAAAATCATTCAAGTTCGATCGCACCGAAGCACCACTTGAATACCGTTTCCCAATCAATAGCCTGCTGCCGGGAATCAAATATCAGCGCCGCATCCAGGCACTTGGCTGGTTGGCTGAATTATTGGTCCATCACCTTCAGGATCGCTGTGAAACCTGGCCGGATCTACTCATACCCGTTCCCATGCACCCCATTGATGAAGCCCTGCGTGGCTTCAATCAGGCCGAACTGCTGGCCGAAAGACTCAGTCGAAAGCTGCAGATTCGTTGTCATTCAGGACAGCTTCGCAAGGTACACCGCCGGGCGAAACAAATGACACTGCATGCGGCGGCCCGACGGTCGAACCTCAAAGGTGCTTTCAGTATTCACGGTGAGCTACCAAAAAGCGTTGCACTGATTGATGACATCATGACCACAGGGGCTACTGCTGATGAAATTGCAGCCTTGTTGAAAAACCAGGGCGCCAGCCAGGTTCAAGTCTGGGTCCTGGCGCGCACACCAGAGCCTGACCGTGATTGA
- the bioF gene encoding 8-amino-7-oxononanoate synthase, whose amino-acid sequence MDSVLRLALEDRRQQQLYRQRQVIHSSQQPERMLGHQPVLSFCSNDYLGLAADPRVADAMIEGTQRYGVGSGASHLTAGHTDAHHQLELELAAFTGRERALLFSSGYMANLGVMTALAGRRDAVFHDRLNHASLLDGALLSGARFRRFPHLDTTSLERMLQTSQSQRRLVVTDGVFSMDGDQADLGALAALCQTHQAWLVVDDAHGFGVLGAQGGGSAAVSGLMPEALPVLVGTLGKAFGTAGAFVAGSEALIETLIQFSRSYIYTTGLPPAVAEATRTSLALVQTEDWRRQHLQQLIQHFRQSCTAAGMCLLPSETAIQPLLIGCAGKAVRISEQLLSQGLLVTAIRPPTVPAGSARLRVTLTATHTIEQVDRLVSGLKQVMESHDVAH is encoded by the coding sequence ATGGATAGTGTGCTTAGACTGGCGCTGGAGGATCGTCGCCAGCAGCAGCTATATCGTCAGCGCCAGGTAATACACTCATCTCAGCAGCCGGAAAGAATGCTGGGCCATCAGCCAGTGCTGAGTTTCTGCAGCAATGATTATTTGGGCTTGGCCGCTGATCCCCGAGTGGCTGACGCTATGATTGAGGGCACCCAGCGCTATGGTGTCGGCAGTGGTGCTTCACATCTAACCGCGGGTCATACGGATGCACATCATCAATTGGAGCTGGAACTTGCGGCTTTCACCGGGCGTGAACGTGCGTTGTTGTTCAGTTCGGGTTATATGGCTAATCTGGGTGTAATGACCGCCTTGGCAGGCCGACGTGATGCGGTATTCCATGATCGGCTTAACCATGCGTCACTGTTGGATGGCGCGTTGCTGAGTGGTGCTCGTTTTCGCCGTTTCCCGCATCTGGATACAACGTCGCTGGAGCGCATGTTGCAGACTAGTCAGTCACAACGTCGGTTGGTGGTCACCGATGGGGTGTTCAGTATGGATGGTGATCAGGCTGACCTTGGCGCTTTGGCCGCCTTGTGTCAGACGCATCAGGCCTGGTTGGTGGTTGATGATGCGCATGGCTTTGGTGTGTTGGGTGCCCAGGGCGGCGGCAGTGCTGCTGTCAGTGGGCTGATGCCTGAAGCGCTACCGGTTTTAGTGGGGACACTAGGCAAAGCTTTTGGCACAGCGGGTGCTTTTGTGGCCGGTTCGGAGGCACTGATTGAAACCCTGATTCAGTTTTCCCGGAGCTATATTTATACCACAGGCTTGCCGCCAGCCGTGGCTGAAGCGACCCGTACCAGTCTTGCACTGGTGCAGACAGAAGACTGGCGTCGTCAGCACTTGCAGCAGTTGATTCAGCACTTCCGTCAGTCTTGTACAGCAGCAGGGATGTGTTTACTGCCTTCTGAAACAGCCATTCAGCCACTGCTGATAGGCTGTGCAGGCAAGGCGGTACGCATTAGTGAGCAGTTGCTGTCACAAGGACTCTTGGTGACCGCTATCCGCCCCCCGACGGTACCGGCAGGCAGCGCCCGATTGCGCGTGACCCTGACCGCAACACACACTATTGAGCAGGTAGACAGACTGGTAAGCGGGTTGAAGCAGGTGATGGAGTCACATGATGTTGCGCATTGA